CTGCTCATAATAACTTTGCCGTCACCCTTATGAGTGTACATTGGATCATTCTTGTCTGAATGGAATCTATAATATTCCTCCCTTTTAACTTCTTTCCAATTTCCGCTATCTTCTCTATAGTATAGAATCTTATCCATTTTTGCATTAGAAACAAATATAAGGCCTAGGCGAGTGCCATCTCCGATCCCGATTAATCTAAAGTATGGACAAACTTCTCCACTTGATCCTTCCCAAACTATCTTGGAACCCTCAGTTATCTTTGTCATCCTGAATCCAGGGCGAGAAGAGTGTCCTTTCATCGACCCATCCCCAATTTCGATTTCGTTTGTATAAAAAACGTCTTTATCAACACTAGTGAAGTCCAGAGTAACATTATCATTGAAGGTTGACTTGTCAAAGCCAGCCTTGACTAAGTCTTCCAGATATTTTTCCCTATCAATATCAATCCACAACTCTACGACTTTCTCGAAAAACAGTTCTTCTAGACCATCTTGGTTTTGGACTACCAAGTAACCCAGAGTAGGATCATCCCTAGGATAGAGAGAAATGTGAATACACCTTTCGCTTTCCAACTTTGTCTCCCATATTATGCACCTTTTATCAGTAAGCCTTTCAATGCGATATCCAACATTTGGAGCGTACACCAGGAATGGAAGTTTACCAGATTTACTTTTGAAGAGTGTCTTGGAAGTTCTGTCTTCATTAATGTCCACAGTAATCGACTCTAGAACTAATTCTCTTAATACCCTATTGTCAAACCTCTTGAAAAAGCATTCTTCTGTAACCTCAGTCCACCTGTCCTTTTTTTCGTAATACTTAAAACTCTTTACGCCATGTTTATCCTCTACCTGTACAGCTACAGAGTCTGGAGTATCTCCTCTATCGAGAACAACGACCACATGGTTGCATGAACTTCCACTGGTTAGTTTCCACACAGACTCCTGATTCTCAACAATCGATGATATCCCATAACCATCCCTTGCAACATATATCTCCATATGTATGCCATACGGTCTCCTTGTAAGCACATCTATAGAAGATTTGTTAGGGTCCACAATATCCAGAGTCACTTCTTCAGGCTTCCTTGGGCTCATGCAGAAGCTTACCCCGAGTATTTGGAGGATATACAGAAGCACAGTGACCCTTACCATATTGACCCATAACTAAGACCCTAACGTGCAATGGAGTAGGCCCTATTTGTCAGGCCAAATTACGGTTGAATGGGGCATAAGAAGTCTCGAGGTAAAATATTCATGATAATAACAGTAAACAGAGACATAAAAATATGATTTAGATAAACAAAAGGTAAACTTTACATGGACAAAAGCACTTAAACATTGGAACATTATAAACGTATCATTTTCCCCTTTCATTTTTCTAGTTGTATTTGTATAAGACTCGCAATTTATTCAGGAATTGTACCTTGCGAGAATGTAAATAGTATTATGGAGTATTTTCTTTTGGGTTAGAGCCTAACAATTTGAAATTTGAACATACGGTCACACAAAATTTACCCATAAGATCAGCCAACCTTTTCAACTTTCTTCCAAAACTAGATGCCGAAATAATCACAGCTGATTATTATATGCTTAAGATAGTATATATGCGTGGAATATTGTGCCTATATCACTTTTAGCCCTTACTTTAGCAGTATACTCGTAAAACTATAAGGACAATTGTCCTGGGATCACTGCTCGTTCTTTGGAACAAATTTGGTATTTAGAGATTCATGGTAGATATTACAAATACTCCATATGGGTTGTGCTATTTTAAAGTGTTACATTCTATGGATAGAATCCATATCTTGAACTTTCTCAGCCCATGGATCGTAGAACTGCATGGTCGAATTGTGGTTCTAATTCCGGGTTTACTCCGTCTTTACAATATAAATATTAATTAAAACTCTATAATGTTCCAATGTTTAAGTGCTTTTGTCCATGTAAAGTTTACCTCAGCATACTCGTTGAAAGTGCTCCCCTCGATACGTCTCTGGTACTATAGAATCCAGTAGTGCCTCCGTACTAACTCCATCTCGTTTATGACCCGTTTAAAATCACTATAACCccctttatattttatagaaGCGGTAGTATTGGTTATaaaagaagatgatttATGTAGGTAAACTTGTCACTAAATGCTATTTAGATTTCAGTATCCTTGATATTGTACCTTATAACGCTGAGTTGATTCCCTGGATGATTTGTAAGGTGCTTTAACAGCCTATACAGCTATTCTTTAAATCACCAGCTTGATCAAGAAGAGTCTTTAGGGTTTATGAGGTTAGGGTGATAGCATCATTATTGTAATAGTTCTGTCAATCAAGTGTCCGTAGTTCATCCATGTCAGATACTAGACCATTCATCCAGGTTTTAAAACCTATTGCTCTGCCATAGTGCTTTGGTTGACTGATACCCTTTATGATACAAAGTAGGATAGGCACCTCGTCATTACCAAAGCAGATAAAAACCGCTAATATCCCTGAGTAATTCCCTTCTCCCCTCAATTACTAAGCTTCTTATTTAGAGTAAATATACCTCCACTTCCAGCTTCAAGATAGTGCGTGTATTTGGTAAATTTAGTAAAACTGTAATCCTATTACTCTTACCTTTAGGTTGGGTATGCTACCATCTTTACAGCTATACGGTCCACTTTGACAGATATCCAGCTAATTCCAGAGACTATTACTGATAAATCCCATCAATTTAtcatattttatcaaatttaCTTTCCATGAATGAAATGTAATCTTTTACAACAAGTGTTCCCTAAATAAGCACGTAGAATGTTTTAAACTAGTTGATAAGTTGGCAAAGCCAACACACTCAATATGAGTTGACAAATGTTAAACTACATTAtttttgcacattttttaaaaacGATATATTGAAATTAGCAACAGGAAAAAATAGAAGAGAACCAACCCTTCTCTGGATAAAAGGTCTTGAATTGATCCAACACCCAGTGAGGTGTGTGACTAAGTAGCCATTGGTTCAGATAAAGCATATTTATTTCTTCCGAGGTATAAGAAGCCTTTCTGTCGAATACATCTGAATTTTCAGACGTATCCACAAGTCTATCCTTTAGCAACTGCAAACGTGAGTTATTATACAAAGAGGTTAGTCTAAGATTAAAAGTTTCTTCAGTAATCTCATTCCATCCACTATCCactctttcaaaatatttatggCTGAAAAAGCCATAGACCTCACCATAACGAATGATCAATACCACAATAGGAGGGCACTCTGCTTTAGAAACCATTTTACATGACAGGCATCTTTCCTTATCATCACCTTGCCAAATTACATCACACGTTCCACTTATAACTTTTGTAActttattattttcaagaggaaaatattcaaaatttgtgaCCGTTGAATCGCTATAGTTGTAAGTTCTAAAAGCCTCTCTGTCTACCTTGTTAGTGTCCAAGGCTATATCTGTAAGTGCAGTGTCGTAAGAATTTTCTACTGAAACCCTTCTTAATGCATCACAGAAATCATGAAACTCATTCTGAGTTATTTTGTCCCAGACTGTTCCCttcctccaaaaatataGACTCTCTGATTGATCTTTTAGTGTAACCATGCAGATGTCTTCCTTTGTATTCGTATGAAAATTTGCACTGGCAAGTGTCTCTTTACCCTCTTTAGATTCCCATACAGTGTTTCTGTAATAAACACTATTAGTACTTAACTTGTAAATGACTGATGTCGTCAAAAGCCCCCTATGGACATAGCTCAGAATTGTACATGTATCCATAGAAAGTCCTAAAAGGTCTAATTTAATTCCCGCAGAATTGTAGCTTATCAGCTTCTTCAGCTTTTCTGTATATAGCTTAAAATCCAGTGATATCCAGAGACTACCTCTCTTCTCAAAGCAGTGAGGAGTGATGACACCAGAGGAGAGAATGTCAAGACGACATAGATGTGAAAAAGGTGTTGAGTAGGTCCAAGCATCTATACACTTTCCAGATGAGCTCTTCCATAACACGCTTTTACCATCAACAATTTCCACAACAGatttatcatcctttggttTGAAGGTCTTGTAGGTAACCTCGTTATGAGTATATTCATAGAAAGTAACACCCTCAGTAGATTTGGTTGAAAGATCTAAAGTTATGGGATTATCAAAAGTAGTATCAGCATGTGTTACCAGAGAATGTCTATACATAGCAAATAATAACTCATCATACTTGGTCTTTCTAATGAGGTACCATTCCTTGTTCTTCTTTACCAGGTACTTATACCGTACCTCAGTATCAATGTTGATGGAGATACTAACAAGTGGATCATATCCATCCTTTGAGGATATAACGGCAGTAACACATTTTTGGTCAGAAGTTCCCATCCAAACTATACCATCAGAGTCTACCACCTTTCCAATTCCAGCAGTAAACTTGGGTGAATATGTAACACTCTTGACCTCTTCGTATATAGTCTCAGTAGCAGTGATCTTATCTCTGTCTACGGTTCCAGAAATGTTCAGCGTATAGACGTTAGGGTCAGAGCCACCATCCTGCAGAGTAGACTTTGCATCAATCTTCACACTCTGTATACCAAGCTTATTCTTAaattca
The sequence above is drawn from the Theileria equi strain WA chromosome 4 map unlocalized gcontig_1105471998858, whole genome shotgun sequence genome and encodes:
- a CDS encoding conserved hypothetical protein (encoded by transcript BEWA_017100A), which translates into the protein MVRVTVLLYILQILGVSFCMSPRKPEEVTLDIVDPNKSSIDVLTRRPYGIHMEIYVARDGYGISSIVENQESVWKLTSGSSCNHVVVVLDRGDTPDSVAVQVEDKHGVKSFKYYEKKDRWTEVTEECFFKRFDNRVLRELVLESITVDINEDRTSKTLFKSKSGKLPFLVYAPNVGYRIERLTDKRCIIWETKLESERCIHISLYPRDDPTLGYLVVQNQDGLEELFFEKVVELWIDIDREKYLEDLVKAGFDKSTFNDNVTLDFTSVDKDVFYTNEIEIGDGSMKGHSSRPGFRMTKITEGSKIVWEGSSGEVCPYFRLIGIGDGTRLGLIFVSNAKMDKILYYREDSGNWKEVKREEYYRFHSDKNDPMYTHKGDGKVIMSSFRNKQGLRLVSYASRVANAKGDVILIHGIRSHFKSEFFASSAEWNFEHYGTPTSPHKVPFGDYHGIHEKSLISRYKYIFEHASFDGLNAFEVSPRYGYDYSLVEILNRFGYNVYGFDNQSQGLSESVAVTKCYVNDFKDHVHDVIQFVSIVKRGKFEDSSEKWNEDLVYKNIPTDKKTFLHGHSMGGNIVFQAVQEFYKNAEKGTKFVDGLIGTSAMLSLENRVDTTFKRVTKPFLGLLAWAVPEVGNPYESNNNYGSFLETFIRYNDPFYYGKRLAFKTIYSLFTACTEVNKDENIANYPKDLPTLLIHSKDDYICGVKGSKDMAEQHLKDSNVVQFVELGGTFHYLTLPQAMVFVESHLKKWFEKHG